One genomic segment of Pyruvatibacter mobilis includes these proteins:
- a CDS encoding TIGR00282 family metallophosphoesterase, translating into MRLMFLGDVVGRAGREAVVDALPRLRADLDLDFVVVNGENSAGGFGITEKIATEILDAGADVISGGNHSWDQREALVFIEREQRLLRPANYPSGTPGRGAGLFEARGGRRVLLVNVLGRVFMDALDDPFATVERELAAAPLGDVADAVIVDMHAEATSEKMAMGHFCDGRASLVVGTHSHIPTADAQLLPGGTAYQTDAGMCGDYDSVIGMQKDEPLNRFTTKISSGRFQPADGDATVCGVFVETDDATGLATRVEPIRLGGRLKQTMPGLMAAE; encoded by the coding sequence ATGCGACTGATGTTTCTGGGTGACGTGGTGGGCCGGGCCGGCCGGGAAGCCGTTGTGGATGCCCTGCCGCGGCTGCGTGCCGATCTTGATCTCGATTTCGTGGTGGTGAACGGCGAGAACTCCGCCGGCGGGTTCGGCATTACGGAAAAGATCGCCACCGAGATACTGGACGCCGGGGCGGATGTGATCTCCGGCGGGAATCACTCCTGGGACCAGCGGGAAGCACTGGTGTTCATCGAGCGCGAGCAACGGCTGCTGCGGCCGGCGAATTATCCTTCCGGCACGCCGGGGCGCGGGGCCGGGCTGTTCGAGGCGCGGGGCGGACGGCGTGTGTTGCTGGTGAATGTGCTGGGACGCGTGTTCATGGATGCGCTGGATGATCCGTTTGCCACCGTGGAACGGGAACTGGCGGCTGCGCCGCTGGGCGATGTGGCGGATGCGGTGATCGTCGACATGCATGCGGAAGCAACTTCCGAGAAGATGGCGATGGGCCATTTCTGTGATGGCCGGGCGTCGCTGGTGGTGGGGACGCACAGCCATATTCCGACGGCGGACGCGCAGTTGTTGCCCGGCGGGACGGCGTATCAGACCGATGCAGGAATGTGTGGCGACTATGACAGCGTGATCGGCATGCAGAAGGATGAGCCGCTGAACCGGTTCACCACCAAGATCTCTTCCGGGCGTTTTCAGCCCGCGGACGGGGATGCGACCGTGTGCGGTGTGTTCGTGGAGACGGACGATGCGACCGGCCTTGCGACCCGCGTTGAGCCGATCAGGCTTGGCGGGCGGCTGAAGCAGACGATGCCGGGGTTGATGGCGGCGGAGTAG
- a CDS encoding YebC/PmpR family DNA-binding transcriptional regulator has translation MAGHSQFKNIMYRKGAQDAKRSKIFAKLAREITVAAKLGMPDPAMNPRLRGAIQAARAENMPKDNIERAIKKSQGGDDANFENVRYEGFGPGGVGIIVEALTDNRNRTAGEVRAAFSKNGGNLGETGSVSFMFDQVGRIEYAADVADADAVFEAAIEAGADDVTSDDDIHEIICAADALNEVSTALEAQLGEPRKAALVWKPQNVLDVDQDAASTLLKLLDALDDNDDVQQTYANFEISDSVLESLTS, from the coding sequence ATGGCCGGCCACTCACAATTTAAGAACATCATGTACCGCAAGGGCGCGCAGGACGCGAAGCGGTCGAAGATTTTTGCCAAGCTGGCGCGCGAAATCACCGTGGCCGCGAAGCTGGGCATGCCGGACCCGGCCATGAACCCGCGCCTGCGCGGCGCCATCCAGGCGGCGCGGGCGGAAAACATGCCCAAGGACAATATCGAGCGCGCTATCAAGAAGAGCCAGGGCGGTGACGACGCGAATTTCGAGAATGTCCGGTATGAGGGGTTCGGCCCCGGCGGCGTCGGCATCATCGTCGAGGCGCTGACCGACAACCGCAACCGCACGGCCGGCGAAGTCCGTGCTGCCTTTTCAAAGAATGGCGGCAATCTGGGTGAAACGGGGTCGGTGTCCTTCATGTTCGACCAGGTGGGGCGGATTGAGTATGCCGCTGACGTCGCGGATGCAGACGCGGTGTTCGAGGCCGCGATCGAAGCAGGTGCCGATGATGTGACGTCGGATGATGACATCCACGAGATCATCTGTGCGGCTGACGCGCTCAATGAAGTGTCGACAGCGCTGGAAGCGCAGCTGGGTGAGCCGCGCAAGGCGGCGCTGGTGTGGAAGCCCCAGAATGTGCTGGATGTGGATCAGGATGCAGCCTCAACGCTGCTGAAACTCCTGGATGCGCTGGACGACAATGATGATGTTCAGCAAACCTATGCCAACTTTGAGATTTCCGATTCGGTTCTTGAGAGCCTGACAAGCTGA
- the ruvC gene encoding crossover junction endodeoxyribonuclease RuvC: MASSIPTTSGHRRRLLGLDPGLRATGWGVVDVEGSRLSHVANGTVTSQARDSLAERLLAIHCGLEAVIREFNPQEAAIESVFVNRDGQATLKLGQARGVAILAAAQAGLEVAEYAPNHIKKSVVGAGHADKRQMMTMVTMLLPSCDPHSEHSVDALAVAITHAHGSAGAARVASAIAGGRA, encoded by the coding sequence ATGGCATCTTCCATCCCCACAACTTCCGGCCACCGGCGGCGTCTGCTGGGCCTTGATCCGGGCCTGCGGGCCACGGGCTGGGGTGTCGTGGATGTCGAGGGCTCGCGGCTGTCGCATGTGGCAAACGGTACGGTGACCTCGCAGGCCCGTGACAGTCTGGCTGAGCGCCTGTTGGCCATTCATTGCGGGCTGGAGGCCGTCATCCGCGAATTCAACCCGCAGGAAGCAGCCATCGAAAGCGTTTTCGTCAATCGCGACGGGCAGGCGACGCTGAAGCTTGGCCAGGCGCGCGGGGTGGCGATCCTCGCAGCCGCGCAGGCGGGGCTGGAGGTTGCGGAATATGCGCCCAACCACATCAAGAAATCCGTCGTGGGCGCGGGACATGCGGACAAGCGGCAGATGATGACCATGGTAACGATGCTGTTGCCGTCATGTGATCCGCATTCGGAGCATTCCGTGGATGCCCTGGCGGTGGCGATCACCCACGCCCATGGCAGCGCCGGGGCCGCGCGGGTGGCGTCTGCCATTGCAGGTGGGCGGGCATGA